From the Streptomonospora nanhaiensis genome, the window TGCGAGGACAGCCGTGCGGCCTTTGCTGGCGTGGTGGAAACGGCTGCCCGGCGCTGGCACCGGTGGGTCTCGCCTGAGCAGTACCCCTTTGCCGCGGGCAACGCCAAAGGGCTCCATGAGATCGGCTGCGCGGCCGTGCGCCAGCGCATGCCCGCGGAGTTCGCTCCGCCGGCCGCCGAGGACACCGAGGGGCTGCGGGTCTTCGCCCACTACCTCGACGTCCATGATCCTTATGGAACCACGGTGGACCTGTCGTTCCTGGACTTCTGGGTGCCGTTTCAGCCGATGACGGCCCTTGAAGCGCGGGCGTGGATGGCGGCCAATACCGGGCCTCAGGGCGGGCGCCGTTACCGCAGGTGCAAGCGGTGCTCTCCCGCTCCGTGACTCTGCTTCCCCAGACCAAGGGCGATTGCGGAACGCTGCGTACTAGTCAGGCTTGGGAGGTCGCGGAACCGTTTTGCCCAGTGCGCGGTTGATGGCCGGGTCTCGACCAGCAACGTATGAGGGCATGGGGCGGTAACCACGGAGACGGTACAGGGCCAGGGCGGCGTGGTTGGCGGCTCCGGTCTCCAGGACCAGGCGCGACGCGCCGTGGGCGGCGGCGTCGGCTTCGAGGTGGTCGAGAATCCGCGCGCCCAGGGACAATCCGCGGAACTGGGGCTGGACATACATGCGTTTGATCTCGGCGGTGCGGGGGCCAAGGAGGCGCCACCCGCCGCAGCCCACGGCGCGTCCTCCCAGCAGCGCGACGACGAACAACCCGGGGTTGAAGGAGGCGTCCGAGGTGGTGCTGGGGTCGTCGGCGAATCCGTAGGTGGCGACCTGCTCGGTGTAGAGGTCGCGTGTGAGGCTGCGCGCCTGAGGATGGTCATAGGGGACGGCGGCCAGCACAACCGCGGCGGCCGGAAGTGGTCCAGGGTGGAGGTTGGTCATGGCTCCGATAGTGCCTGGTCGAGCCGGCGCAGCGCATCGGCGCCCTCGGGGGATCGAAGCTGGGAGCCCGCGCGGCGCCTGAGCTGGGCCAGCAGGTGGCGGCACCGGATGGACTGCACGTCGCCGAGGTGGTCAGTGAGGCGGAGTAGGGCCTGCACGGTGGCCTCGGCGTCTCGGGCCTGCAGGGTGGCGCGGGCGAGGTGGATGCCGTGCAGAAGCGCTGAGCGCCGGTACCCGGTGGCAGGGCCGTAGGCGGCCAGGGGGGCGAGCTGGTGTACCGCCTCGGTGAGCAGGCGCCGCGGGGAAGCGGCGTTGGCGGCGGCGAGGTCGACCAGGGCCTGGCCGGCCTCAGCCGCGACCTGCTCGGCCGTGAAGTAGTACAGGTAGGGCGGGCCGTCGTGTGCGCGGTGCCGCTGGAGGAGGGCGCGGCACTGCTCGGAGGCGGAGCGGAAGGCGTCGATGTCGCCGGCTGCGGCGTGGGCGGTGGCCAGGCGGCCCAGAGCGCGTGCGCGCACCACCGGCAGGCTGCGGTGGGTGTGGTCGAGGGCGGCTTCGGCGAAGCGCAGCGCCGCGGCCGGGTGGTGGATGGCGGCGTGCTGGTAGGCGAGCATGCCCAGGACGTTGGCGACGGCGTCGTGGTCCTCAGCGGCGCGGGCCAGGCGGATGGCGAGCAGCTGGTAGCGCTGGGCGGCCGCGGGCAGGCTGGCGTCGAAGGCCATCCATCCGGCCAGCTGGGCCAGGCCCGCGGCGTTGCGCAGGAGCCGGATGCCGATGGCGGGGGTGTAGCGGCTGTGGCGCAGCAGGTCCAGGACGTTGGCCAGGGCGGTGCGGACGTAGCGCTGGGACAGCGCGCCGCCTCCGGCGGTGTCATCGAGTCGGCGGAGTTCGGCGAGGTGGCGCTCTAGCAGGTCCATGAGCGGCGGGTGGACGTGGTCGGCCCCGGCTGCGGCGGGTGCGGGCGTGTGCGGGGCTTGGCGGGTGGCGTCCCAGACTGCGGCGAAGAGGCGGTCCTCGGGTGCGGGGTGCACGGCGACCTGGTCATAGACATCGCCGGATGTCCAGGCGGTGGCGGTGGCCAGGACGTCTGTGAGCGAGCGCCGGCCGAGGAGCCCGTCGGTGGCCGTGGCTTCGACGCGGGGGCCGGGGATGGCTCCCCAGAGCGCCGCGGCGGTGTGGGGGGTGCCCGTGGCCTCGGAGAGGACGGCGGCGGTCAGGCGCCGCACTGCCGGAGAGCGGGGCCGGGATCCGCGAAGCCAGGCGTGGGCGGCGGTCAGGTCCAGGCGCGGCTGCCCGATGGCGTCCAGGCGCGGGTTGAGGGCCCGGATGAGGTCGCGGGGCGTCCATCCGGCGTGGTCGAGGGCGGCGCGCAGGGCGCTGTTGGCCTCCCGGGGGGGCGCTGCCGGCCGGGGCGCGGGGCGAGGCGGTGCGGGGGGTCGGCACGGTCGGACGGTACCCCGGCGCACCCCGCGTTCCGCGCGATTTCGCGGCTTTTCGCACTCGCGGGCGGAGGTCCACGACGATCGCGGCCGCAGGTACTGCCGCGCGAGAGGCGGGTGCGCTGTGCTGGGCGCAGGCCCAATCCCACCCTGATGGGGGCACCGCCCAATGCTGAATGCGACAACCGCCGGCCGTGAGGAGTTCAGAGCCGAGGCCACCTTCGCCATTCGCCGCGACCAGGCCCCGCAAGTGCGCCGCTGGGTCCGGGCCCTAAGGCGGCTGCCCGCGGGGGTGAGAGCCGACCTGGAACTGGCCGTCTCGGAGTTCTTCAGCAACTGCGTCCGGCACTCGCGCGGTGGCCGCGTCGTGGTGGGCGTTCAGTGCGCGCCCGGCACGGTGCGGCTCTGGGTCACCGACCCGGGCAGCGACGCCCCCGCAGCCGCTCCCGCAGCCCGGCTGCCCCACCCCCTTGCCCTGGATGGCCGCGGCCTCTGCCTCGTCGGCGCGGTGTGCTCCCGCTGGGGGCTGGACATCGGCACCACGCTCACGCGCGCCTGGTGCGAGGTGCCGGCCGCCCCCGGCCCGGAAGGAAGGTTGCGATGACTCCCGAGATCTCTGTGGTGGTGAGCGTACGCGGCAACGCCCACCGCCTGCCCACTCTGCTGTGCGGGCTGGACCAGCAGACGACGAGCGCCCCCTTCGAGGTGCTGGTCGTGGACAACGACCCGCCCCGCACCGCGCCCCGGGCCCGCCAGCACGCGGGCGGGGGCTGGTCCTTCCCCCTGCACCACCTGCGCGAGCGCGAGGCCGGGCTCAGCCGCGGCCGCAACACCGGAATCCGCGCCGCACGCGGCGCCTTCATAGCAGTCACCGACCCCGACATCACCCCGGCTCCCACGTGGTTGGAAGCGCTGGTGGAGGCGGCGCGCTCCACCGACGCGGCCTGCGTCGGCGGCCGGGTCGAGGTCACCTACCCCCAAGGCGCGGTGCGGGAGATGACCCGGGGCCAGCGCGAATGCCACGGCCCTCTCGACTGGCCCACCGCCACCGCGCCGTTCGGGTGGCCCTACTGGCTGTGCGGCTGCAACTTGCTGCTGACCCGCGAGGCCCTGGCCGAGCACGGCCTGTTCCGCACCGACCTGGGGAGGCGCGGCCGCTGGAAGCTCGATGCCGAGGACCTGGAGATCGCCGAACGGCTCTCCCAGGCCGGGCGGACGGTGGTCATCACCCCCGACGCCGTGGTCTCCCACCCCGTCTACCGGCGCGAGACCACCGCCGGCTACTTCCTGGCCAACGGCGCCGGCCACGGCATCTGCGTGGCACGCATGCACCAGAGCGTGCGGGTGGTGCCCGCCGCCATCCGCGCCGGCGCGGGCGACATCGCCGACGCGCTGACCGACTTCGCACGGGCGTGGGGGTTCCTCAGGCCCGAGTTGGCCGTCGACGGCGCACGCGAGCTGGCCCGGATCGGCGCCTACCGGGCCGAGCGCCTACGCCTGCGCCTGACCAGAGCGCGCCGGGTCACACCGCCGCCGCTCACCGCGCGCCGCCCCCTCACTCTTCCGGGAGCCTGATCATGCACCTGTCCATCACGCCCGGCCTGCTCGCCTGCGGGCAGATGCCGGTGGAAGTCGTCGAACGCAAGGGCGCCGGGCACCCCGACACCCTCGCCGACGGGGTCGCCGAGGCCGTCTCCCGCGCCTACGCGCGGTACTGCCTGGACCACTTCGGCGCGATCCTGCACCACAACAGCGACAAGACCGCCCTGCTCGGCGGTGCCGCCCATGTGGAGTTTGGCCGCGGCGAGATGACGCGGCCGCTGACCGTGCTGGTCAACGGCCGCTTCACCGAAGCCCTCGGCGCAAAGCGCGTCCCGGTGGCGGAGATCATCGACACCACCGTCCGCGCGTTCCTCACAGCCCGGCTGCCCCGGCTCGATCCCGACCGCGACATCCAGGTGCAGATGCGGCTCAGCACCGCCTCCAGCCCCGGCGCCGTCCACGGCGACAGCGCCGACCAGCAGGCCGGGCGCAAGCACTGGTTTCACCCCCGCACCCTGGACGACCTCGCCGAGCGCCACCGGGCGTTCGCCAACGACACCTCGGCCGGTGTGGGCTATGCGCCGCTGGGCGCGGCCGAACAGTTGGTCCTGGCCGTCGAGCAGTACCTCACCGGCGAGTTCGCCAGCGCCAACCCCTGGTGCGGCACCGACGTCAAGGTCATGGCGGTGCGCAGCGGCCGCCAGGTGCACCTGACCGCGTGCGTGCCCCAGATCGCCGACCACACCCCCGACCTGGACACCTACGTACGGCGCCGCGACCAGGTGCGCGCCCTCATCGCCTCCCTGGCCCACCAGGTGCTGCCCTCGGACCACCAGGTCCACGTGGCCCTCAACACCCGCGACGACGACGAGCGCCGAGAGCTGTACCTGACGGCGACCGGGTCCTCGATCGAGTCCGGCGACGAAGGCGTCGTGGGGCGCGGCAACCGCCCCACCGGCCTCATCTCCATGCTGCGGCCGATGTCCATGGAAGGCGTCAGCGGGAAGAACCCCGTCTACCACGTCGGCAAGCTCTACTCCCTGGCGGCCCAGCGCGCCGCCGAGGCCCTGCACGAGCGCACCGGCCACGCCTGCGCCGTCGTGCTGGTCTCCCAGTCGGGCCGCAACCTGGACGACCCCTGGCAGGCCGTGGTGCACACCAGCGCCCCGGCCCTGCCCGAGCTGCTGGTGCGCCAGGTGATCGGCCACATGCTCGGGGAAGGGCTGGAGGAGATCCGCTCTGGGCTGCTGGCGGGGAAGGTGGCCACCGCATGAGCGGCGCCCCCGCCGGGCGGTGGGCCGGGTGCCTGAACCCCGCCACCGTCACCGGAGCGCCCCTGCCCCAGGTCATCGCCCTGGCCGCCCGCAGCGGGCTGGACTTTGTCGAGGCGAGCATCCAGCAGGTGCTCGCCCTGGGCCCCGCCCGGGTGGGCGACCTCCTCGCCGAGCACGGCGTCGGCATCGCGGCCGCCTCCGGCGTCCTGCCGGCCGGCCCGGTCCTGCCCGCCCCGCTGCTGACCCGAGACCCCCAAACCTTCGACGGCCTCACCGACCGCCTGGCCGCGATGGCCGCGGTCGGCTGCCCGGTGGCCACCGTCCTGCTCAACCCCGCCACCGACACCCCCTACCCAGCCGCCCACGACCGCGCAGTCGCCCGCCTCCAGATGCTGACCCGCGCCGCTGCCGAGCACGGCATCACCCTCGCCGTCGAGGCCGTCGGCGCCCCGCGCGGCCACGGCCCCGCATTGAGCGGGCGCCACCCCTTCGTGACCGCCCTGCCCCACCTCGCCCGGCTCCTGGACGCCGTGGCCGCGCCCAACGCCGGCGTGTGCCTGGACGCCTTCCACTGGGCCGCCACTGGGGCCGACCCCGCCCACATCACCCGCCTGGGCCACCGCATCACCCACGTGCAGGTCGCCGACGCCCCCCACCGCATCCCGCGCGGACGGTGGGAGGACCAGATGCGCCTGTTTCCCGGAGACGGCGCCCTCGACTGGGCCGCGTTCACCGCAGCGCTCGCCGCGGCCGGCTACACCGGCCCGCTGTCGGTGGAGTTGTTCAACCCCCACCTGCGCGCACTGCCCGAGCAGGAGATCGCCGACCGGGCCGCCGCCGCGGTCCACCGCATCGCCCGGGAGGTGGCCGGGTGAGGCGCCCGCTCACGGTCGGCGTCATCGGATGCGGGGCCGCCGCCACCAGCCTGCACCTGCCGGCCCTGGCCGCGCTGCCGCAGTTCCAGGTCGAGGCTGTCACCGACATCTGCCCCGAGCGCGCCCGCGCGGCCGCCGACCGCTTCGCCGCCCGCGTCGCGCCCGACGCGCAAGCCCTGGCTGAGCAGGTGGAGGTGGTGGCGGTGCTCACCCTGGCCCACGAGGACCTGGTCGCCGCCGCCTTGGACGCCGGAGCCCACGTGGTCAGCGAGAAGCCGCTGAGCCTGGACCCGGTGCTGGGCCGCCACCTGCGCACCCGGGCCCACCGCGAGGGCCTGATGCTGCGGGTCGCTGCGGTGCGCGCCCACGACCCAACTGCAGCCGCCCTGCTGGCCGCCGCCGGACCGGGAGCCCGGTCCGGGGTGCTGACCAAGCTCGACGGCACCGATGCCCAAACGCGCGCCCGGTTCCAGGTGCCCGCCGCGCACCCGCCGGCCGCCGCCCCGCCGCTGTACCCGCAGACGCTGAGGCACCCCCGCCAGCACCGGGCCCTGGAGATCCTGGCGTGGGAGGGCTACCACCTGCTCACCCTCGCCGTCACGGCCACAACAGCGCCCCGCACCGCCCGCGCCTGCGTGCTCACCGCCGACGGCCGCACCGTGCACGCCGCCTTCACCGACGCCCACGGCCAGCTCATGACCCTGGCCGTCGGTCCGGGACCCGCAGGCGTCTACGTCGACCACGCCCGCATCACCGCGGCCTACACCGCCGAAACCGCCTTCCCCAGCCCCTACCCGGCCGGGCACGGCCACCCGCCCCACCCGGCGTTGGCCGCCCTGTGGGGCGACATCGCCCAGAGCATCCACCGCGGCGACCACGCCGTGGACACCCTGTCCGCCGACGTCGAGCAGACCGCCGCCGACCTGGCCGCGCTCACCACCACGTGAAGGGACCACCGATGCCCCCCACCCCCGCCCCCGTGCTGGCGCTCGAAGGCGTCCCCGGCAGCGGAAAGACCACCCTGTTCACCGCACTCGTGCGCGCGCTCACCCACGACTGCCTGTACTTCTGCGAACCCAACCCCACCCTCGCCGCCCAGGACCCGCACGCCACCGCACCGGCCAGCGACAGCCCGGCCGACCTCACCGACTGGTACCTGGCCCACGAGGCCGCCCGCCTGGCGGCCGCCCCCGCCGACACCGCCTGCCTGCGCCTGCTCGACCGCAACCACCTCGGCGTCCTGGCCTTCACCTACGCCTTCCGCGGCGAGAACGCCACCAGCTTCGACACCGCCCGCACCGCCTACGCCGCCACCATCGCCCCCCGCCTACCCCCCGACGCCCGCACCGCCATCCTGCTCGCCAGCCCCGACACCAGCCTCAAACGGCGCGGCGACCACCCCGAACTGCCCCGCTGGGAGCTGTGGTTCGACCGCGGCCTGCTGGAACGCCTGCACACCTTCTACACCGAGATCGCCCCCGAACTGTGCCCCACCCCGCCACTGGTCATCGACACCGAACACCTCACGCCCGACCAGGTCTGGGCCAGGCTGGCCGCCACGTGGCCCGACCTGCGGCTGCCGACCCTGCCCACCCGACCCGCCCCGGAGCGCCCCGGTGTCGACCCGGCGTTCACCGCGTTGCACCACGCCCTCGGCGGCCTGGGCGTGCTAGGACACCCCGCCAGCGCGGCATTCGCCTACCGCGGCGGACTCACCCAACTCTTCCAACTGGGCGCCCTGCACCGCGCCCCCAGCGGCGAGGTGTCGGTCTGGCAGCCCGCCGGCGCCCACCACGGGGCGGCCTCGTGAGGCGCCCTGCGGTAGCCGGGATCAACCTCGGCCACGACGGCGGCGCAGCAATCCTCACCGAGCACACGATCGTCGCCATCGGCGAGGAGCGCCTCAACCGGACCCGCTACAGCCCCGGCTGGCAGGCCGCCCTGCTCTACTGCCTCCAAGCCGCCGGGCTCACACTGGCCGACCTCGACCTCATCGGCGTCAGCGGACTGGGCCACACCCCGCCGGCCCCCGCCATGACCGGGCTGCGCCATCTGGGCATCGACGAGCGCCGCGTCCTCGCCGTGGATCACCACCTCTCCCACGCCTACACCGCCTACAGCCTCAGCCCCCACGAGAAGGCCACCGTCCTGGTCGTCGACGGGGCGGGCAACGCCGGCGACACCGAAACCGTCTACCACGCCACCCCGGCGGGGATCGTCCGCGTGGCCGCGGCCCCGGCCGGCCGTCCACGCGCGGGCGGCATCGGCGCCACCTACGAAGCCTTCACCAACTACCTGGGCTGGCACGAGCAGGAAGCGGGAAAGGTCATGGCCCTGGCCGCCTACGGGAGCCCCAACGCGGCCACGACCGAGCCCTTGTTCGACGTCGACGGGGCGCAGGTGCGCGGCCGCCTCAACCTCACCCACCAGGAGGGGGTCGCGGAGTTCGCCGCCCGCACCGGCGCAGACTTCGGCCCTGCGGGCGGTCGCGGCCGCGGGCTGGCCGGCGCGGACGCGGCCGCCTACCTCCAGCACCACACCGAGACCGCGCTCGTCCGGCTCGCCGGGGCCGCGATCGCGCTCACCGGCGAACCGCGTCTGGCCATGGCCGGGGGTGTGGCGCTCAACTGCGTCGCCAACGAGGCGGTGCGGGCATCGGGCGCGCGCGACCTGTTCGTGCCGCCGCCCGCCTCCGACCGCGGCCAGGCACTGGGCAACGCCCTGGCCGCCTGGCACCGCGCCACCGGCGAGATCCCGCGCCGCCCCGTGCACGCCGACTCCTTCGGCCGCACCTACAGCGATGCCGAGATCGAGGCCGCGCTGCGCCGCGAACCCGCCTCGGGGCTGGTGGAGCGGCGCAGGTGCGCGTTCTCCTGGCGAGGCGACGCCGACATCGCCCGCACGGCCGCCCAAATGGTCGCCGAGGGCCAACTGGTCGGCTGGCACCAGGGCGGCAGCGAGCTGGGCCCGCGCGCGCTCGGGCACCGGTGCATCCTCGCCGACCCTCGAACCGTGGCCAGTCGAGACACCCTCAACACCAGGGTCAAGCACCGCGAAGGTTTTCGCCCGTTCGCCCCGGCCGTCCTGTCCCGTGCCGCCGAGGACTGGTTCACCCCCCTCAGCGCGCCCTCGCTGCTATCGCC encodes:
- a CDS encoding GNAT family N-acetyltransferase yields the protein MTNLHPGPLPAAAVVLAAVPYDHPQARSLTRDLYTEQVATYGFADDPSTTSDASFNPGLFVVALLGGRAVGCGGWRLLGPRTAEIKRMYVQPQFRGLSLGARILDHLEADAAAHGASRLVLETGAANHAALALYRLRGYRPMPSYVAGRDPAINRALGKTVPRPPKPD
- a CDS encoding ATP-binding protein, which encodes MLNATTAGREEFRAEATFAIRRDQAPQVRRWVRALRRLPAGVRADLELAVSEFFSNCVRHSRGGRVVVGVQCAPGTVRLWVTDPGSDAPAAAPAARLPHPLALDGRGLCLVGAVCSRWGLDIGTTLTRAWCEVPAAPGPEGRLR
- a CDS encoding glycosyltransferase family 2 protein — its product is MTPEISVVVSVRGNAHRLPTLLCGLDQQTTSAPFEVLVVDNDPPRTAPRARQHAGGGWSFPLHHLREREAGLSRGRNTGIRAARGAFIAVTDPDITPAPTWLEALVEAARSTDAACVGGRVEVTYPQGAVREMTRGQRECHGPLDWPTATAPFGWPYWLCGCNLLLTREALAEHGLFRTDLGRRGRWKLDAEDLEIAERLSQAGRTVVITPDAVVSHPVYRRETTAGYFLANGAGHGICVARMHQSVRVVPAAIRAGAGDIADALTDFARAWGFLRPELAVDGARELARIGAYRAERLRLRLTRARRVTPPPLTARRPLTLPGA
- a CDS encoding methionine adenosyltransferase, which gives rise to MHLSITPGLLACGQMPVEVVERKGAGHPDTLADGVAEAVSRAYARYCLDHFGAILHHNSDKTALLGGAAHVEFGRGEMTRPLTVLVNGRFTEALGAKRVPVAEIIDTTVRAFLTARLPRLDPDRDIQVQMRLSTASSPGAVHGDSADQQAGRKHWFHPRTLDDLAERHRAFANDTSAGVGYAPLGAAEQLVLAVEQYLTGEFASANPWCGTDVKVMAVRSGRQVHLTACVPQIADHTPDLDTYVRRRDQVRALIASLAHQVLPSDHQVHVALNTRDDDERRELYLTATGSSIESGDEGVVGRGNRPTGLISMLRPMSMEGVSGKNPVYHVGKLYSLAAQRAAEALHERTGHACAVVLVSQSGRNLDDPWQAVVHTSAPALPELLVRQVIGHMLGEGLEEIRSGLLAGKVATA
- a CDS encoding sugar phosphate isomerase/epimerase family protein is translated as MSGAPAGRWAGCLNPATVTGAPLPQVIALAARSGLDFVEASIQQVLALGPARVGDLLAEHGVGIAAASGVLPAGPVLPAPLLTRDPQTFDGLTDRLAAMAAVGCPVATVLLNPATDTPYPAAHDRAVARLQMLTRAAAEHGITLAVEAVGAPRGHGPALSGRHPFVTALPHLARLLDAVAAPNAGVCLDAFHWAATGADPAHITRLGHRITHVQVADAPHRIPRGRWEDQMRLFPGDGALDWAAFTAALAAAGYTGPLSVELFNPHLRALPEQEIADRAAAAVHRIAREVAG
- a CDS encoding Gfo/Idh/MocA family oxidoreductase; translation: MRRPLTVGVIGCGAAATSLHLPALAALPQFQVEAVTDICPERARAAADRFAARVAPDAQALAEQVEVVAVLTLAHEDLVAAALDAGAHVVSEKPLSLDPVLGRHLRTRAHREGLMLRVAAVRAHDPTAAALLAAAGPGARSGVLTKLDGTDAQTRARFQVPAAHPPAAAPPLYPQTLRHPRQHRALEILAWEGYHLLTLAVTATTAPRTARACVLTADGRTVHAAFTDAHGQLMTLAVGPGPAGVYVDHARITAAYTAETAFPSPYPAGHGHPPHPALAALWGDIAQSIHRGDHAVDTLSADVEQTAADLAALTTT
- a CDS encoding carbamoyltransferase C-terminal domain-containing protein — protein: MRRPAVAGINLGHDGGAAILTEHTIVAIGEERLNRTRYSPGWQAALLYCLQAAGLTLADLDLIGVSGLGHTPPAPAMTGLRHLGIDERRVLAVDHHLSHAYTAYSLSPHEKATVLVVDGAGNAGDTETVYHATPAGIVRVAAAPAGRPRAGGIGATYEAFTNYLGWHEQEAGKVMALAAYGSPNAATTEPLFDVDGAQVRGRLNLTHQEGVAEFAARTGADFGPAGGRGRGLAGADAAAYLQHHTETALVRLAGAAIALTGEPRLAMAGGVALNCVANEAVRASGARDLFVPPPASDRGQALGNALAAWHRATGEIPRRPVHADSFGRTYSDAEIEAALRREPASGLVERRRCAFSWRGDADIARTAAQMVAEGQLVGWHQGGSELGPRALGHRCILADPRTVASRDTLNTRVKHREGFRPFAPAVLSRAAEDWFTPLSAPSLLSPFMLGAPRLHPVRADLVPAVVHVDGTARAQLVDPDHEPLFARLITEFHRLTGVPMVLCTSFNDTEPIVETPAHALATFQATELDALCIGDYLAEKAPSRQNGIHDRP